The Zalophus californianus isolate mZalCal1 chromosome 8, mZalCal1.pri.v2, whole genome shotgun sequence genome has a segment encoding these proteins:
- the CST11 gene encoding cystatin-11: protein MARLWQAPRLLLVILVALMALTYQEKRKTFLSVRKVPASEPYVIATMQYVINDFNKKSNDKYNFRIVRVLKVEQQVTDHMEYRVNMEMRRTTCQKLETTNCSFQEGELYKQIECFYTVFVVPWFEKYKILNKNCTDI from the exons ATGGCCAGACTCTGGCAGGCCCCGCGACTTCTGCTGGTCATCCTGGTAGCCCTGATGGCCCTCACCtaccaagaaaaaaggaaaacctttctGAGTGTCAGAAAAGTTCCTGCATCAGAGCCCTATGTGATAGCCACCATGCAATATGTGATCAATGACTTCAACAAGAAGAGTAACGACAAGTACAATTTCCGGATTGTGCGTGTCCTGAAGGTCGAGCAGCAG GTTACTGACCACATGGAGTATCGTGTGAACATGGAAATGCGGCGGACCACCTGTCAAAAGCTCGAGACTACTAACTGCTCCTTTCAGGAAGGGGAGCTTTACAAG caaattgaGTGCTTCTACACAGTGTTTGTTGTTCCTTGGTTTGAAAAGTACAAAATTCTGAACAAAAACTGCACCGATATCTAG
- the CSTL1 gene encoding cystatin-like 1: MGVGCWRNPLLLLAVLILEARLGHFQRWEGFQEKSMSKTNMNSTLQFFMETYNNASNDTYLFQVDKLLRSQMQLTTGVEYMVTVKISRTKCKRNSTSNSCPIQSKKKLKKSFICDFLVYTVPWMNYYQLWNNSCLEA; encoded by the exons ATGGGAGTTGGATGTTGGAGGAACCCTTTGTTGCTGTTGGCTGTCCTGATCCTGGAAGCCAGACTAGGTCATTTTCAAAGGTGGGAAGGCTTCCAGGAGAAGTCCATGAGCAAGACAAACATGAATTCAACACTCCAATTCTTCATGGAAACCTACAACAATGCTAGCAATGACACCTACTTATTTCAAGTCGACAAGCTACTTCGAAGTCAGATGCAg CTCACAACTGGAGTGGAGTATATGGTAACTGTGAAGATTAGCCGGACCAAATGCAAGAGGAATAGCACAAGTAATTCTTGTCCCATTCAAAGcaaaaagaagctgaaaaag agtttcatttgtgattttttggTGTACACTGTGCCCTGGATGAACTATTACCAACTCTGGAACAACTCTTGTCTGGAGGCTTGA